The Lacipirellula parvula genome window below encodes:
- a CDS encoding quinone oxidoreductase family protein, translated as MKAAYINQTGPAENIVVGELPAPTPTGSQVLVHVGAASVNPIDTYIRSGLAPMPNMPFPFVIGSDLAGVVTAVGPDAKRFRVGDRVWGANEGKLGRQGTFSELAAVDEQRLYATPEHVSDEQAAALALVGITSHLGLVEHAQLQPGETVLVNGGSGGVGSTVIQMARAIGATVIATTSGAEKMEYCRTLGANHVLDYRHDDVPKRVAELTGGVDVWWETSRMPNFDAIFAAMKLRGRVILIAGRASRVEFPVGAFYTKCLSLHGFAMFLASAEVQRQAAEQISEWLEAGKLHAKIDRVALLDDAAELHRLQEASDSGAIRGKLVVKM; from the coding sequence ATGAAAGCCGCCTACATCAACCAGACCGGCCCCGCCGAGAACATCGTCGTCGGCGAACTCCCCGCTCCGACGCCCACCGGCAGCCAAGTGCTCGTCCACGTTGGCGCGGCGAGCGTCAACCCGATCGACACCTACATTCGCAGCGGCCTGGCGCCGATGCCGAACATGCCGTTTCCATTTGTCATCGGCAGCGATTTGGCGGGCGTCGTCACGGCAGTCGGGCCCGACGCGAAGCGGTTCAGAGTGGGCGACCGCGTGTGGGGGGCCAACGAGGGGAAGCTTGGCCGGCAGGGAACGTTTTCAGAATTGGCGGCAGTCGACGAGCAGCGGCTCTACGCCACGCCCGAGCATGTGAGCGACGAACAAGCCGCGGCGCTCGCGCTCGTCGGCATCACGTCGCACCTCGGCTTGGTGGAGCACGCCCAGCTGCAACCGGGCGAGACGGTGCTCGTGAACGGCGGCAGCGGCGGCGTCGGTTCGACGGTCATCCAAATGGCCCGCGCGATTGGCGCCACAGTGATCGCCACGACCAGCGGCGCCGAGAAGATGGAATACTGCCGCACGCTCGGCGCCAACCATGTGCTCGACTACCGTCACGACGACGTGCCAAAGCGCGTCGCCGAGCTCACCGGTGGCGTCGACGTCTGGTGGGAAACGTCGCGGATGCCGAACTTCGACGCGATCTTCGCCGCGATGAAGCTCCGCGGCCGAGTCATCCTCATCGCCGGGCGTGCGTCACGCGTCGAGTTCCCCGTCGGCGCGTTTTACACGAAGTGCCTGAGCCTTCACGGCTTCGCGATGTTCCTGGCGTCGGCCGAAGTGCAACGGCAGGCCGCGGAGCAGATCAGCGAGTGGCTCGAAGCGGGCAAACTGCACGCGAAGATCGATCGTGTGGCATTGCTCGATGACGCGGCGGAGTTGCATCGCCTGCAAGAAGCGAGCGACAGCGGAGCGATTCGCGGCAAGCTGGTGGTGAAGATGTGA
- a CDS encoding YcjF family protein: MNWRPRNLGFLLLLYAVALGYALVAWVPDLVEGYEKIAERHPWLGYAYLAAVAAGVLVLGGTSAYFFYRVWKNSRAKRQRRSQRLANPSELSAGQRRSEFADNLAHSHELVDDEIASEELREELKRQLLALQEKQSKERLEIVAFGTISSGKSTLMNALAGRDIFSSNVIGGTTMARCEVPWPGADRVILVDTPGLAEVRGESRAAIAAASAQHADLVLLVVDGPLKSYEVELVETLREMEKRVLVCLNKIDWYDKRQEQELVGQIAEQLPSIDAADVVAVQAGVGERPRVRVLADGREERDFVETPPDVRPLARRMLEVVKRDGSDLLLANLLLQSRGLVDDAKEQVRKHLDERADQIINRYMWAAGGAAGINPLPLLDIAGSTAITLKMVLDLARVYKQPLDADMAVKILAQLSKNLLAMVGATAAAPVAGTMIASLLKTVPGVGTVAGGLLQGLVQALVTRWVGNVFVKYLQNEMQPPPGGLAEVARSEWKLLTRPESLRRLISLGREQLNLAASTEDKED; the protein is encoded by the coding sequence ATGAACTGGCGACCGCGCAATCTCGGCTTCCTGCTGCTGCTCTACGCAGTCGCGCTCGGCTATGCGCTCGTCGCCTGGGTTCCCGATCTCGTCGAAGGGTACGAAAAGATCGCCGAGCGGCATCCGTGGCTCGGTTACGCCTACCTCGCCGCGGTCGCTGCGGGAGTGCTCGTCCTCGGCGGCACGTCGGCCTACTTCTTCTATCGCGTCTGGAAGAACTCGCGCGCCAAACGACAGCGACGTTCGCAGCGGCTCGCGAATCCCAGCGAACTCTCCGCCGGCCAACGACGTTCGGAGTTCGCCGACAACCTCGCCCACAGCCACGAGCTCGTCGACGACGAGATCGCCTCCGAAGAACTGCGAGAAGAACTAAAGCGCCAGCTACTCGCCCTGCAAGAAAAGCAATCGAAAGAGCGGCTCGAGATCGTTGCCTTCGGGACGATCAGCAGCGGCAAGTCGACGCTGATGAACGCGCTCGCCGGGCGCGACATTTTTTCGTCGAACGTCATCGGCGGCACGACGATGGCCCGCTGCGAAGTCCCCTGGCCGGGGGCCGATCGCGTGATCCTCGTCGACACGCCCGGCCTTGCCGAGGTCCGCGGCGAAAGTCGCGCCGCGATCGCCGCCGCTTCGGCCCAGCATGCCGACCTCGTGCTGCTAGTGGTCGACGGGCCGCTCAAGTCGTACGAAGTGGAACTCGTTGAGACGCTCCGCGAGATGGAAAAGCGAGTGCTCGTCTGCCTCAACAAAATCGACTGGTACGACAAACGGCAAGAGCAGGAGCTAGTGGGCCAAATCGCCGAGCAGTTGCCGTCGATCGACGCCGCCGACGTGGTGGCGGTGCAAGCCGGCGTCGGCGAGCGTCCCCGCGTCCGAGTGTTAGCCGATGGCCGCGAGGAGCGCGACTTCGTCGAAACGCCCCCCGACGTGCGGCCCCTCGCGCGGCGAATGCTGGAAGTGGTGAAGCGCGACGGCTCCGACTTGCTGCTTGCCAACCTGCTGCTGCAATCGCGCGGGCTCGTCGACGATGCGAAGGAGCAAGTCCGTAAGCATCTCGACGAACGGGCCGACCAGATCATCAACCGCTACATGTGGGCCGCCGGCGGCGCCGCGGGGATCAACCCGCTGCCGCTGCTAGACATCGCCGGCTCGACGGCGATTACGCTGAAGATGGTGCTCGATCTGGCGCGGGTCTACAAGCAACCGCTCGACGCCGACATGGCGGTAAAGATCCTCGCGCAGCTCTCCAAGAACTTGCTCGCGATGGTCGGCGCCACCGCCGCGGCGCCGGTCGCGGGAACGATGATCGCCTCGCTGCTGAAAACGGTCCCCGGCGTTGGCACCGTCGCCGGTGGGCTGCTGCAGGGCCTAGTGCAGGCGCTCGTCACCCGCTGGGTCGGCAACGTGTTTGTGAAGTACCTGCAGAACGAAATGCAACCGCCGCCCGGCGGCCTGGCCGAAGTCGCCCGCAGCGAATGGAAACTGCTGACGCGCCCCGAGTCGCTGCGGCGGCTGATCTCGCTCGGCCGCGAACAACTCAACCTTGCCGCCTCGACAGAAGACAAAGAAGATTGA
- a CDS encoding GTP-binding protein — translation MSNVPQSPTAAQPDADYQASMRALQSAIAHFQGCNEAELRELADDMSQLGRMAEKLQSGRVDIAVFGEISTGKSALINALCGEQRAAVNVRGGWTKDVWHVPWESAGYCVPGFADSQVVLVDTPGLNEVDGAKRGEMAREAAARVDLVLFVVDSDLNDTEYRALVDLAATDKPLILVLNKTDLYRPDQLNDLLTVLNGPRYAGIIRPENIVLAQADPREVEYVIEAADGSTRSEYRKQPPQVEEVKARIIELLAADGKALIALNAAIFAADKSDRMAALRVRFREEEAARTIWSFAVTKSLAVALNPVGVVDVLGGVAVDAAMVVTLGRIYGISITTANAQSLAMSIGKSAGLVTLLEASVSWASSAFKSLTVGFGTVLTAVPQGAAAGFGSFIVGQAARFYFQHGASWGEQSPKAVVAQILENTDKRSVLEQLKTEILKKLATNRHADEPGQSWFGKK, via the coding sequence ATGAGCAACGTCCCGCAATCGCCGACCGCCGCCCAGCCTGATGCTGACTACCAGGCGTCGATGCGCGCGCTACAGTCGGCGATCGCTCACTTCCAGGGGTGCAACGAGGCCGAACTCCGCGAGCTTGCCGACGACATGAGCCAGCTCGGCCGTATGGCCGAGAAGCTGCAGTCGGGCCGCGTCGACATTGCCGTCTTCGGCGAGATCAGCACCGGCAAAAGCGCCCTCATCAACGCCCTCTGCGGCGAGCAGCGGGCGGCGGTGAACGTTCGCGGCGGCTGGACGAAGGACGTATGGCATGTGCCGTGGGAATCGGCCGGCTACTGCGTCCCGGGTTTCGCCGATTCGCAGGTGGTGCTCGTCGACACGCCGGGTCTCAACGAAGTCGACGGCGCCAAGCGCGGCGAGATGGCCCGCGAGGCGGCGGCCCGCGTCGATCTGGTGCTGTTCGTCGTCGACTCGGATCTCAACGACACCGAGTACCGTGCCCTCGTCGATCTCGCCGCGACTGACAAGCCACTCATTTTGGTACTCAATAAAACCGATCTCTACCGGCCTGATCAGTTGAACGACCTGCTCACGGTACTGAACGGTCCGCGCTACGCGGGGATCATTCGGCCCGAGAATATCGTCCTCGCGCAAGCCGATCCGCGCGAGGTCGAATACGTCATTGAAGCCGCCGACGGATCGACGCGCAGTGAGTACCGCAAGCAGCCGCCGCAAGTGGAAGAAGTGAAGGCGCGGATCATTGAACTTCTCGCTGCCGATGGCAAGGCGCTCATCGCGCTCAACGCCGCGATCTTCGCCGCCGACAAAAGCGACCGGATGGCGGCCCTCCGCGTGCGCTTCCGCGAGGAAGAGGCGGCCCGCACAATTTGGAGCTTCGCCGTCACGAAGTCGCTCGCCGTGGCGCTCAACCCCGTCGGAGTGGTCGACGTCCTCGGCGGCGTCGCCGTCGACGCGGCGATGGTGGTGACGCTCGGCCGCATCTACGGCATCTCGATCACCACCGCCAACGCCCAATCGCTCGCGATGTCGATCGGCAAATCGGCGGGCCTCGTCACACTCCTCGAAGCATCGGTCAGCTGGGCCTCGTCGGCGTTCAAGTCGCTCACCGTCGGCTTCGGCACGGTGCTCACCGCCGTCCCACAAGGCGCCGCGGCGGGCTTCGGCTCGTTCATCGTCGGCCAGGCGGCGCGGTTCTACTTCCAACATGGCGCCAGCTGGGGCGAGCAGTCGCCAAAGGCCGTCGTCGCGCAGATTTTGGAAAACACCGACAAGCGGTCGGTGCTGGAACAACTGAAAACAGAGATCCTCAAAAAGCTCGCCACCAATCGCCATGCGGATGAACCGGGGCAATCCTGGTTTGGGAAGAAGTAG
- a CDS encoding class I SAM-dependent methyltransferase has translation MLETINGNLYDFPKYYDLVYGSDWKAEVDFLEACFAKHVRGKVKRLFEPACGTGRLMFRMAQAGYDVAGLDLNEKAVKFCNQRLEKHALKPTAFVGDMCDFTLKRPADAAFNTINSFRHLGSEAQALAHLQCVARSLRKDGIYALGLHLTPTKGEPLETESWAARRGHLSVLSRLWVIERNRRRRQERVGMSFDVYTPTRQFRINDESSFRMYSAAQMATLLDEVGEFELLETYDFGYEIDEPIEIDGSTEDVVYILRRR, from the coding sequence ATGCTCGAAACAATCAACGGCAACCTCTATGACTTCCCCAAGTACTACGACCTCGTCTACGGCTCCGACTGGAAAGCGGAGGTCGACTTCCTCGAAGCCTGCTTTGCCAAGCATGTCCGCGGCAAAGTGAAGCGGCTGTTCGAACCTGCTTGCGGCACCGGGCGGTTGATGTTCCGCATGGCGCAGGCCGGGTACGACGTCGCGGGGCTCGACCTCAATGAGAAAGCGGTCAAGTTCTGCAACCAGCGACTGGAGAAGCACGCCCTGAAGCCGACCGCGTTCGTCGGCGACATGTGCGACTTCACGCTGAAACGCCCTGCCGACGCCGCGTTCAACACGATCAACAGCTTCCGCCATCTCGGCAGCGAAGCGCAGGCGCTCGCCCACCTGCAGTGCGTCGCCCGGTCGCTCCGCAAAGACGGCATTTACGCCCTCGGCCTCCATCTCACGCCCACCAAGGGCGAACCGCTTGAAACCGAAAGTTGGGCGGCCCGTCGCGGCCACCTTTCGGTCCTCTCGCGGCTGTGGGTCATCGAACGCAACCGCCGCCGCCGACAGGAACGGGTCGGCATGAGCTTCGACGTCTACACGCCGACGCGGCAGTTCCGCATCAACGACGAATCGAGCTTCCGCATGTACTCGGCCGCCCAGATGGCGACGCTGCTGGACGAGGTCGGCGAGTTCGAACTCCTCGAAACCTACGATTTCGGCTACGAGATTGACGAACCGATCGAAATTGACGGTTCTACCGAGGATGTCGTTTACATCCTCAGACGGCGGTAA